tgatacTGTTGTATACGGCGATCGCATGGGAAACAATGCTACAGTGGAGGCAGACACCAAGATCTGCAGCTATCTTGGCACACAGAATCAGTGTGCTACCAGTTGGGACACTTGATATGAACACATTAGTTCTAAAATAGAAATCAAGAAAGAGGACTGAAGCAGAGAACACAAATTACTTTATTCATAAGTActgaagtaataaaaaaaaattacaagtgtACTCATTGATGGCCCGTGAACCAACGGGTTTCTCCTAACACACATCCTCTCTACAGTCAGGCAAAGGAATATTCTAAAGTAATGTTAAATTAAACTCATACAATTCAAACGTTTCATCTAAATCAATGCATTAATTACACAAACTGCCAGGCACATCAGTGCTAATTCTAAACTGATGTAAAATGATAAGAGCCTGCTTATTTACATTTTACTTAGAATGCACATTCTAGTAATCTTCAAGGCTGCaatgtctttatatatatatttatatatttataaaaaaaaaaaaaaaaatgctctagtTGTTATCTCCCTACCATCCCACAAATATTAAGAAAACAAAATAGGATAAAGGACCAGATTTACAGCAAATTTTTCCTGGAAcattttcaaaaacaaaacaaaaccccaaaGAGGTATATTTTTGTACAGtctaaaaaagtgttttggttttcaaACATTAACCCTTTGCATGCCAAAGGTAAGCAAAATGTTAAAAAGCTAGGAGCTGCTCAACTCTGGCACATAAAAGGTTACGTTTCTCCTCCTTTCACATGGCACCACTCACTCgctctatagatatatatataaaaagtttatATTGACTTTCCCCATTTATGGACAGAGCTCAAAGTTACAGCTGAGTATAGACatcttgaacaaaaaaaaaaaaagaagaggaaatTGATCAAATTCGATTCCATTTGTTCACCTCCGCTTTGCAGTGTTCATTTGATGTTTCCAGTGACTGTAAACATTTCCTAAAAACCCACTTGGGTGATTCAGTAAAAGGTAGTGCTTACagttttaattataataaaaaaaaaaaaaaagcgaggtAAAAAGTTCATACTCTTCTCATCTTGGTAAATCTAGTGATGTGTTTAATACAGCTGCCAGAGGAAGTTCATAAAAATTTGCTTGTACTAAGGCATCATCATTAAACTTTGCCAAGACTTGCTTCGTTAGTTTTTAGTATTGCAATAGCATCCTTTACAGCGTGGTAGATCACATTCTTTACCTGCGGAGAGTACATAAACATCAAAATATCATTTTAGAACTGTGTGATAAACTGAAATACAAGCACAAATACTGGAAAATAAAGGTCAGTCACTTCAATAAGGCACAATGTTTTATGCAACAAATTAGGGATCGCCCGATATTGATatttttagagcagataccgataatctgaaCTTTCAGACCAAAAGGCCAATAACTTACGGATAactatattctgtacatttactattttgaaaaaagaaacaatttctacacaaatttactgttaactgaacaggtttattatcttattaaagtaaatgcacaaaatatacatgccagtcaaaatgttttatgttttcaagagtgtgtgtgtgtgtatgtgtatgtgtatattatatatatatatatatatatatatatatatatatatatatatatatatatgtgtgtgtgtgtgtgtgtgtgtgtgtgtgtatgtatgtatgtatgtatgtgtgtgtgtatgtgtgtatgtatgtgtgtatgtatgtgtgtatgtatgtatgtatgtgtgtatgtatgtgtgtatgtatgtgtgtatgtatgtgtgtatgtgtgtatgtatgtgtgtgtgtatgtgtgtgtgtatgtatgtgtgtgtgtgtatgtatgtgtgtgtgtgtgtatgtatgtgtgtgtgtatgtatgtgtgtgtgtatgtatgtgtgtgtgtgtgtgtgtatgtgtgtgtgtgtgtgtatgtgtgtgtgtgtgtgtatgtgtgtgtgtatgtatgtgtgtgtgtatgtatgtgtgtgtgtgtgtatgtatgtgtgtgtgtatgtatgtgtgtgtgtatgtatgtgtgtgtgtatgtatgtgtgtgtgtatgtatgtatgtgtgtgtgtatgtatgtgtgtgtgtatgtatgtgtgtgtgtatgtatgtgtgtgtgtgtgtatgtatgtgtgtgtgtgtatgtatgtgtgtagtggatgcagtgagagatttgataagtgaatgcagtgtgtgcgtgtttgtgtagtggatgcagtgtgtgtagtatgtatataattaatacagagtgtgtgtgcagtgtgtatatagtgaatgcagagggtatatagtgaatgcagagggtatatagtgaatgcagagggtatatagtgaatgcagagtgtgtttgtgcgtAAAATGGAGGTattcacttttttaaaatttttgttaaatattaaatttacattttgttttagtcccccctccctgctttttacctggccagggaggagagatatggcattccctggggggggtgggggggggggggggtggacccagCAACACTCTTAATTCCCTTCCCAATATCTCCCCTGTAACTAGCAGCCTATGTGCCGATCGGAGCGTtgtcatggtaacccgtggcaacgctctgacggccgcgggaatTAGACAAGGgaactgaagggagctgctgggaaggcaagtaagagtgtgctgggcccccctagGACCCTGGCCTGCATTATCTGCAATATCAGTATCTTTATTGGCAGATAcggatattgctgaaaatacagcaGATCGGCCGTTAATCAGTTGATTCCTAGCAAAAAGTAGCCAGAGGAAGttgagtttttgtttttatatactcCTTTcttcaaataaaacatttatttataatagCCACTTCCACGTCACATTTTTACACCACATCGATGTGACTGCTTGAGTGTCCTATACTGTACCCTACAAAAACTTTGAAACAACTGAGACTTGCATCTGACCTCAAACCTCAAAACTATTCAAGCAGTTAATGCAATATACACCTGCATCTCTagctcattcccccccccccccccttacctgaAGTTTGTCTTCgtgatttgtatgtgtatgtgagagaTAGCGGAATTCCTGAGTCAGCCAGAAACAGTGCTTCACGTGCTCTGGGGAAACAAAGTCTTCTGCAACTTTGATGCAACTGTACAGATTATGAACCTGAGaagagagaaaacaaaacaaaattagtaATTTAACATATTTTCATACAGGGTTATCACTTATCACTAgaccacttaaaggaacactatagtcacctaaattactttagctaaataaagcagttttagtgtatagatcattcccctgcaatttcactgctcaattcacggtcatttaggagttaaatcactttgtttctgtttatgcagccctagtcacacctcccctggctatgattgacagagcctgcatgaaagaaaaaaaaacgggtttcgcaacagatgtaatttaccttaaataattgtatctcaatctctaaattgaactttaatcacatacaggaggctcttgtagagtctagcaagctattaacatagcaggggataagaaaatcttaattaaacagaacttgcagtaaagaaagcctaaatagggctctctttacaggaagtgtttatggaagactgtgcaagccacatgcagggaggtgtgactagggttcataaacaaagggatttaactcctaaatggcagaagattgagcagtgaggctgcaggggcatgttctatacaccaaaactgcttcattaagctaaagttgttcaggtgactatagtgtccctttaaagtattcttgtcccccccttatttataAACTTAGACAATGCCTGGATGAGTTCCAAACACAGACAGTGTAAAGTCAATACCTGATGGGGAGCTCCAGCTGGTATGAAGACAACATCTCCCAAGAACTGAACGATTGCCCAGCCTTGAACACCATGCTCTTTAAATAGGCGCTTCCTCATGGCATTGTCTAGGTACCAACTCTGATCATGAATGGGATCATGATCAGGAGGGTTTTCATGGCCCTGCTCTTCTGAAACCTGAAGAAGATAGCAAAAATGAACACCTAAAAACTAAGAATGCTCTTGCACGCAGATGCCAAGCTGGAATTAAAAAGACAATTCAGGCCAGAGTTGATCCTGCCCCTTCTTAATGCAAAAACAAATATAGACGGAAAAAATATGCTTCTAGATTTATCCGGTTTTTAAACATAAGGATGGCATTTTATGGTCCAAGTTCAATCACGGTCTATCCCCACCACCAAGTTTAGACTGAACTCCTAAAGAGGCCCATATTAAATGCTTGTGTTTTGATGTACGAATATAAGAACGTTGAAGcattcacaaaaaaacaaacaaaaaacacgatTTTGGCACTTTATTGATTCTGGGtcttaatttatattacatttcagTTCCCCCCCATAATGTAGATCAGACCGCTTGCATATCCTTGGTCATAGGTACCTTTTTCAGGAACTGACGGATTTTCTCTGTGTCTTTAGCAGCATAAATGTGCCACAAGGCTCCAGGTTTCTCCTTTAACTCCACATAGCGCTTGATGGTCAATTCATCTGCATCGCCATCTTGTATGGTCTTGAGCACTTCTATTGCAATACAAGAAACAAAGGATATTAAAAGTTGGTTAATACCTAGCATCTGCAATTCACACACATGCAAAAGTACTCCAGTGTAGGCATACCCTGTTCCTCGTCATTCTGTCCTTTCGGGATTCCCACATACACCATCACATTAGCTGCGTCGGACACATCTAAGTGAAGGTTTGTTGTCCCATATTTACGATCCTCAGGAGTTATTAAGCCTGTTGAAGATAAATCATAAACCGAggtcaagaaaaaagaaaaaaagaaaaaaaaaggaaagaaacaaatgcattcaaaagcaatattaatttcctttttttttttttggaaacagACTGTATAAAGTACACTCAATTTTCTTTCAAAAATGGGAGCGGTTGTCAGAATGCGCTTACCATAAGCATTGTACATTTTAGGTCCTAAATCAGGCCGTACAAAGTATGTTGGAAGTCTGGAAGCGAGGTTCAGCCGGCCTTCTCTCCTAGTATATTCAGGTAGTGGTATGTTATTCATGAGATCATCAAACCTGTGGAAGGAAAGAGTTTAATTTACAAGAAGTTATATGCACAATTAAATTTTAAGCTAATGTTTTCTGAACATTTAACCATTTTAATTAGAATCACATACCGTGATGGCATCATATCTCTGAAATCTTCACCCGGAGGCCAGTCTTTCAATTTCAGCACCATTGCATCCCCCTCACTGGTTTTAAGGCGAGctgaacaaaatttaaaaaaaaaaaaacaaaaaaaaaacaccttttacaAATCATCTGTTTCATTGAGAGTGAACTTCAAATACAAGGGAACACTAAGGACCCAAATCATTCCATCTTAATGAATTTTGGGACACACATGCTGCCCCTACAGCCTAGCAGAAACTGGTCAAGTTTTATCAAGAAGAAATAGATTGTGTATTGTGGCATTTGTCATGCATATACAGTATTAGCAGTTCTTCCCaatggaaagcatttgattggataaaCGTTTTGATTTCAGCAAGGGTACAGGGGGAGGGTAGGGAGAATTAAACTTCAGCGTGGAGTCTGTTCCAGATTGGGTTAcagattactttaaaaaaaaaaaaaaaaaaaattgttttttttaaaaaaaaaaaaaaggtactacTAGAATGCCAATATATTAAAGAGACAtactaagcaaaataaaaatgggaaaaaatatagatagatacaggATTTTAAAAgtgttacaaaaataaattaataaaaaggaaCCCAGTTCTACAAAGTACATGTAAAGGCAGTGCAACTAGTGACAAATTTGTAACTAACTGTAATGGAGTCAGAAATTTATAAAGACATCATTTAAATACGGTCAATAAAAGCAAGTACGATTATAAAAAATATAGGACTTTCCGTGTATCAAATGCTCCTGAGACGCTGAGAGGATACCTGGGATCGACCACCGTTCCATGCATATTCGCTGCTAAATAAAGTCTCCAGAGACTATTCTTTCACCAAGTGCTATGCCAGGGCATTAGTTACATGCAGACATTTAGATATGCCCTGTAACTTCCATAGAAGTGACCATTGATACAGAACCGTAGTACAAACCATCCGCTATGCCAGAGCACATATATAGTTAAGACACAAAACAGGCATACCGTAGGTTCAAGACCAACGCCATAACGGGAGCCACATACATTTACTTGTGTCTACGGTCTAATATCTTTAAGCCATGATAACACCGCAGTGTGACTGTATTCAGCTTAGAGATAGCCGATGTGTGTGCCAAACATCGACAATACATACTGTACAGTACTGAATGAATACTGTAGTTTGTACATTTTTAGCGCTGTAAAGTGAGGTACACCTGTATGTAatgcatgtaaaaaataaaaagtaaacattcGCTGCATTAAATGCTACACACCTGAAATATCTTCAAAGCCATCCCAGAATTCACCAACAGTTGCTCCTGTGATAATGTCATTAGTCCTACAATTCACCAAATCAACTTCTTGGTCACCAAACTCTCTCCTAAAGGATTCTGGCCTCCAGAGGTCAGTGTTCAAATTATGATGCACTCCAGATACCATAACAGGCTTAAGGAAaaaggatgaaaaaaaataataagtggatacaaatgcagaaagataagtcctgcgctcactcccatcactgggcagcAGCAAAGACAACAGTACACATTAGCCCCAATAGATAGTAAAaaccaatttgaaaaaaaaaaaaaaaaaaaagagaaaaatctcATTTATGTAAGTGAAATAATGTCAAATGCTGAGAGCAgatggaggaaaaaaaacaaaaaccacaaacACATCTATTGTTATTTACCTGACCCTGCTTCCAGCATTCCCTGAACACATTCCAGTTGCTCTTATTGCTGGGATCTTGCAGGCAAAGCAATCTGTTATCACATAGCCAGTAGTGCGGCGTATTGAAACCCATGAGACTTGGCTGGATTGGGAGTACCTGTGGCTTTCTGGCAGCATCACTCACAGGTTTAGATTGTACTAATGAAGCAAAGATGTCATCCAAGAGCTTAGGAGTGCTCTTCTCGCTAGTCTCTTGCTGAAAATAAATTACAGATGTGAGTGAACATAGGCAGTAAGAACTACAATAGGATTGAAAAGTAGACTTTATCAAATTATTGTATACCCAACCTCTATAGCAAAGTTAGCATAACTAACTGGCATATTACACATACTTGGacgacgaaaaaataaataaggggggggggggggggggagaggtgaggAGAATTAACAGATATACTAGGTCTTCAAAAATTGTTACAGGTGTTCTTTGGCAACAAACACCAAtggtaaaaaatagaaaataaaaataaaaacacaaatacaaaagtgACTATAAACAGAAACTCCCAAACTCAACAAATGAGATGTTTAATTGGTACATGACAAAGAATACTGCATTTTGGAGGTACTCACCTTCACACTGGAGGAGTTGAGCAGGTTTCGCAAGAAGCCGGAGTTATTACTACTCATCGGCGTCAGAATGGAGCTACTGAATGACTGTAGAGCAGATACAGGCTTTCCAAATGTGGAAAAGGATGGTAGTGTTTTAGACTCCGTTTTAAATGAGGACGTCAAGGGTTTATCtgtaaatttaaaaattaaaataaaattaaaaaaaaaaaaaaaaaaagtgttgagtGCATATTTACACAAcctaaaacacacaaacaaaacactGACGACTTAGCTAAACTTCCACTAATATTACAAGGGCATTGATTCCAAGTAATATACCAATCGAAAGGTGATAGATACATTTTAGTCTGTGTTGGGAGGCAATGTGTTTACTAAATAGTTGTGTAAAGcacttctaaaaaataaatatataagtaaaaaataaatgtgaaagtAAACCATATTGGCAATATAGTACTGTGGAACCGTAGCTAGCACAGCCTTCTAGCTACCAAAAAATAAACAACCAATACCTTTATTTTCCTTGTTCACTGATCCATGTGGGAGACTGGTCAACCAACTTAATGGCCCCAGAACTGGAGGTGCAGGCGGTTTAATGCAAGCAGGTACAGGCTCTGGTGTAACGCTCTTCTCAGGTTCAGTAATGTTTCCATTTGTGGGTTCAGCTGGTAAGGGAGAGCTCTGTAAAAGGAAAATTCATTGAAATACTGTCATGACACCCATTACTCTTATACTGGCAGACTAAGAGAAGACAGGTTACAGGGCCAGCCTAAGCACACTCAAaatttaaatcaataaataaaaaataaaataaaataaaaaaacatttacacaaAGATCATAAGAGTGCACACTGTAGGGCTCTACCCTCTATTTTAGAACACCAACCACCATTTGGAATCAATGTGGCCTATTTATAAATATTCCTAAAAATGCATAGAATATCATTAAATAAATACCGGTTTGATCTCTTCCTTGACAACTGGTTTGACTAATGGCTTCTGTAGCTTGCTGGAACACTGACAATTTGACTTGATTCCCCACTTGCCACGGACAGCATGTACAATATCCCCGACATCGTAAAGAGCTGTGAGATAAAGACGGTTATGTGCAACCAAGAAGAAGCATGGGCTTTAAACGCAAATCATAAGGTGGAAAGACAAAATTACCTTTGCCTGGAATAATCTGCGTTGGCATTAAATTGTCCGGTTCATGTAACTGGCCTTTAACACATTTCAACCATGAGAAACCTTCACTGCCATCCTCgtctaaaagaaaataaataaggaaAGCGGGTTTTTTTTCCCCCGTTGCCAATTACCAGGTCTTTCACATATGAAATATTGTTCGGTGAGGGTTCTGGATTCATTACCTGTAAGTTGACTCTTGCATTTCATTCGGAAACAATCTACACAGACTCCAAATCCACACTTGGGACAAACCCAGTGGATGTTGAAAATGGTTGTGTCACAAACATCACACATTTCACGGACCCCACGCACTGCTCGCTTCCAAGCTACCtgttctaaaaataaaaacagaaagatTCTATAAGATTTTCACAATAAGAAAATCAGGCCGT
Above is a genomic segment from Pelobates fuscus isolate aPelFus1 chromosome 6, aPelFus1.pri, whole genome shotgun sequence containing:
- the KDM3A gene encoding lysine-specific demethylase 3A, encoding MMVLTPQDNLHVLVGQRFTGVLGTDVVLDTDKVSTWPWKSGIVRAASHKDIFHHDLKICVEFEDEPWEKRQWIKLYGNKVQMFLVEHSLGVADRICPSNPRISVQCPAMTYKGLVSKIPMDSITCLQFLGDKTKLFLDNNLVMPVRDRETLKEFMQANRSFHKEFQELIRKNVDESRILQGAKNLVGTSIKVYSMDPSMQWFSAVVLNASTNTRTLEIKCEQLPSLRIIDPALIHVELVHNYCDKNVKARKTQPQKRVLPENTEPVAKQVRVEEDNSQKTNFLTYSRDDGKTLVVVDNPKSSGTLASLIRKPNTSIMGSSLFPKQSVPMGLGEALLGCTATTPTSHNVTSRATPPQANSPPSFGAETPQVKCNQNLPGENLMLNGVNVKKEENNLFLSAALSQANKSGLGVAGSSFQSWSGQKKGIKSENLFETFTKPSTVFPKGFEFSVERCPGNNTLSVSDSSGNGASDTSKVLSMEPPSNDVKPVVVKGLNHKELISAKPKVEGAYARSPTKIDGGVTYPRSVLLDPQKLRRLQQSGDCFVQDGSCHNIAPHLHKCRECRLDRFGRSKEQRDAAVFCRFFHFRRLHFNKHGILREGGFLTPNKFDIDAINLWLPIPSNVVGLDLDTAKYILANIGDHFCKLVISEKEVMATIDPQKQVAWKRAVRGVREMCDVCDTTIFNIHWVCPKCGFGVCVDCFRMKCKSQLTDEDGSEGFSWLKCVKGQLHEPDNLMPTQIIPGKALYDVGDIVHAVRGKWGIKSNCQCSSKLQKPLVKPVVKEEIKPSSPLPAEPTNGNITEPEKSVTPEPVPACIKPPAPPVLGPLSWLTSLPHGSVNKENKDKPLTSSFKTESKTLPSFSTFGKPVSALQSFSSSILTPMSSNNSGFLRNLLNSSSVKQETSEKSTPKLLDDIFASLVQSKPVSDAARKPQVLPIQPSLMGFNTPHYWLCDNRLLCLQDPSNKSNWNVFRECWKQGQPVMVSGVHHNLNTDLWRPESFRREFGDQEVDLVNCRTNDIITGATVGEFWDGFEDISARLKTSEGDAMVLKLKDWPPGEDFRDMMPSRFDDLMNNIPLPEYTRREGRLNLASRLPTYFVRPDLGPKMYNAYGLITPEDRKYGTTNLHLDVSDAANVMVYVGIPKGQNDEEQEVLKTIQDGDADELTIKRYVELKEKPGALWHIYAAKDTEKIRQFLKKVSEEQGHENPPDHDPIHDQSWYLDNAMRKRLFKEHGVQGWAIVQFLGDVVFIPAGAPHQVHNLYSCIKVAEDFVSPEHVKHCFWLTQEFRYLSHTHTNHEDKLQVKNVIYHAVKDAIAILKTNEASLGKV